AGCACACCGCCAGCGCCTTGTCCAAGAGCTGCTGCGGACCCAGGACGATCTCGTGGCGACGAGCGATGCGTTGGCAGCCGCCCAGCGCGAGGCGGGTACGACGGCCGAGCGCGAGCGCCTCGCACGCGAGATCCATGACACGCTCGCCCAGGGGTTCTCCTCGATTCTGCTGCTGTCGCGGTCGGGTCTTGAGTCTGGCGTCGATCGCGCCGGCGTACTCGCCCAGATCGAGTCGACGGCCTCGGACAACCTCGCCGAGGCGCGCCGCGTCGTGCGCGCCCTGTCGCCGGCCGAGTTGCAGTCGTCGTCACTGGCAGATTCCCTGCGGCGCCTGGGATCGCGGATCGCGCAGCAGACCGGCGTCGCGGTCGACGTGCGGGTCGAAGGGACCCCCACAGCGCTCGACGCACCGCGGGAGGTGGCCCTCCTGCGGATCGCTCAGTCGGCACTGTCCAACGTGCGCCAGCACGCGCAAGCCCAGCGAGCCGTCGTCACCCTGACCTACGACGAGCGCGACGTCGTCCTCGACGTCGTCGACGACGGCTGCGGGTTCACGGTGACGTCAGTCAACACCGGCGCGGGCGGCTCATTCGGGTTGGCGGCGATGCGGTCACGCCTTCGCATGGTCGGCGGCACCCTCGCGGTCGAGTCGGCACCGGGTGAGGGTACGGCGCTGTCGGCGCGGGTGCCGATCTCCGTGGGCAGCGCGCTGTGATCTCGGTGCTGCTGGTCGACGACCACCCGATCGTCCGGGCCGGGCTACGCGCGCTGCTTGCCGGCTCCGGCGAGGTCGAGATCGCGGC
The nucleotide sequence above comes from Epidermidibacterium keratini. Encoded proteins:
- a CDS encoding sensor histidine kinase, with product MTERHSSASVIRMVEIGQHVLFVALVVLSVLRSYDEVPARWQTVVLGGAILGWYLAGALRRTALSSARRRYLWLGVLVALWMIAMLVSTEYAWTGFALVFLVMHLLPVVPAVAVVVAITAVIVVVQVIDLGWKVATAGILGPIIGATVVVGLALAYRAIEVESAHRQRLVQELLRTQDDLVATSDALAAAQREAGTTAERERLAREIHDTLAQGFSSILLLSRSGLESGVDRAGVLAQIESTASDNLAEARRVVRALSPAELQSSSLADSLRRLGSRIAQQTGVAVDVRVEGTPTALDAPREVALLRIAQSALSNVRQHAQAQRAVVTLTYDERDVVLDVVDDGCGFTVTSVNTGAGGSFGLAAMRSRLRMVGGTLAVESAPGEGTALSARVPISVGSAL